The Streptomyces sp. NBC_01353 genome contains a region encoding:
- a CDS encoding DUF2277 domain-containing protein, whose product MCRSIKTLRPPALPEEATEEDMRAAALQYVRKVSGFHHPAAHNREVFDRAVDEIAAATERLLDGLEVRGLRKPVREPQPDAV is encoded by the coding sequence ATGTGCCGCAGCATCAAGACTCTCCGACCGCCCGCCCTGCCCGAAGAGGCCACGGAGGAGGACATGCGCGCCGCCGCCTTGCAGTACGTGCGCAAGGTCTCCGGCTTCCACCACCCCGCCGCGCACAACCGCGAGGTGTTCGACCGGGCCGTGGACGAGATCGCCGCCGCGACCGAGCGGCTCCTCGACGGTCTGGAGGTGCGCGGGCTCAGGAAGCCGGTGCGGGAGCCGCAGCCGGACGCCGTATGA